In Fluviispira sanaruensis, a genomic segment contains:
- a CDS encoding substrate-binding periplasmic protein, translating into MRIFTLLILLLLINNSYGKNLTIKLSTLDLYPYVGQSTRKNGIVQNIIESAFDVINYDMETNFMPWDNALNETMIGNYDAVFPVSLTEERKKYFYYSEPVYYHHLVFLISIHSNIIYNKYDNLNKTYDELKKYRFGVVRAYANEKNFDQRTDLTKIISNNDTSNLLKLKNKTVDIVYIDKYVATFLIYKMNDQFKDQFKFLEPELANEALYIAFSKKAKDALNKRDSFNAGLKKIKESGLYDKILSNFQKTTSQPN; encoded by the coding sequence ATGAGAATTTTCACCTTATTAATATTACTTTTATTAATAAATAATTCTTACGGAAAAAATTTAACTATTAAATTAAGCACATTAGACTTGTATCCATATGTAGGGCAGAGCACGCGGAAAAATGGAATTGTACAAAATATCATTGAATCCGCTTTTGATGTGATTAATTATGATATGGAAACAAATTTTATGCCCTGGGACAATGCTTTGAATGAAACTATGATAGGAAATTATGATGCTGTTTTTCCAGTTTCCTTAACAGAGGAAAGAAAAAAATATTTTTATTATTCTGAACCTGTATATTATCATCATTTAGTATTTTTGATTTCTATCCATTCAAATATCATCTATAATAAATATGACAATTTAAACAAAACTTATGATGAACTCAAGAAATACCGATTCGGAGTTGTGCGTGCCTACGCCAATGAAAAAAACTTTGATCAAAGAACGGATCTGACAAAAATCATAAGTAACAATGATACTTCTAATTTGTTAAAATTAAAAAATAAAACCGTTGATATTGTTTATATAGATAAATACGTAGCCACTTTTCTTATCTATAAAATGAACGATCAGTTTAAAGATCAATTTAAATTCCTAGAACCAGAACTCGCCAATGAAGCTCTCTATATTGCTTTTTCAAAGAAAGCTAAGGACGCATTAAACAAACGAGATAGCTTCAATGCCGGATTGAAGAAAATAAAAGAAAGTGGTCTCTACGACAAAATCCTAAGCAATTTTCAAAAAACAACCTCACAACCTAATTGA
- a CDS encoding 3-oxoacyl-ACP synthase III family protein yields MAKQYKMVMTHFSKYLPPGKVTNNDLSKLMDTNDAWITERSGIRERRFVEESVSTSDLGIEAVKNVLAASNLKPSDFDYIIASTLSPDYYFPGIAPIIQHKLGFPTIPAIDIRVQCSAFVYSTQMAEAMIKSGQYKRILLVFSDVQSKMLDLTTKGRNVAVLFGDGAAAVVCEAVECSEKEMPTVQNNISGVIDTILGSDGVGAELLLTRSPGTATKGFMNSEAMENGDWHPTMEGRSVFKHAVTRMCEVAETLMKRHNISANDLACLVPHQANLRISEMVREKMELPKEKVFNNIHCYGNTTSATIPICINEALEQGRLKKGDLILTVAFGAGFTWGGSLIRL; encoded by the coding sequence ATGGCAAAGCAATATAAAATGGTTATGACTCATTTTTCTAAGTATTTACCTCCAGGTAAGGTCACCAATAATGATCTGAGTAAACTTATGGATACAAACGATGCTTGGATAACCGAAAGATCGGGTATTCGTGAAAGACGTTTTGTCGAAGAATCCGTGTCTACTTCAGATCTTGGCATAGAAGCGGTCAAAAACGTGCTTGCAGCTTCTAATTTAAAACCATCTGATTTTGATTATATTATTGCGTCGACTTTGTCACCTGACTATTATTTTCCAGGCATCGCTCCCATTATTCAACATAAGCTGGGTTTTCCAACGATACCTGCTATCGATATTCGAGTCCAATGCAGTGCTTTTGTCTATTCAACTCAAATGGCTGAAGCAATGATTAAAAGTGGTCAATACAAAAGAATATTGCTGGTTTTTTCTGACGTACAAAGCAAAATGTTAGATTTAACCACAAAGGGACGCAATGTTGCTGTTTTATTTGGCGATGGAGCTGCGGCTGTTGTATGTGAAGCAGTAGAGTGTTCCGAGAAAGAAATGCCTACAGTGCAAAATAATATTTCAGGAGTCATTGATACAATTCTAGGCAGTGATGGGGTTGGAGCAGAGCTTTTATTGACACGTTCACCAGGAACGGCAACGAAAGGATTTATGAATTCCGAAGCGATGGAAAATGGTGATTGGCATCCTACTATGGAAGGTCGTTCTGTCTTTAAACATGCAGTGACACGTATGTGTGAAGTCGCAGAAACACTTATGAAACGCCATAATATTTCAGCAAATGATCTTGCCTGCCTCGTCCCACATCAAGCAAATTTAAGAATCAGTGAGATGGTCAGAGAAAAAATGGAATTGCCAAAAGAAAAAGTATTTAACAATATTCATTGCTATGGAAATACAACCTCAGCAACAATTCCAATCTGCATCAACGAAGCTTTAGAACAAGGGCGTTTAAAAAAAGGCGATCTTATTTTGACTGTAGCATTCGGAGCAGGATTCACTTGGGGCGGAAGTTTAATTCGACTTTAA
- a CDS encoding DNA repair protein RecN yields MNAQAQNTFHEKDQIDRNVLILSKQKKETLFEGNKMLKRLIIQNLAIAENISVNFHEGLNVITGETGAGKSLLVDALCLLRGQRADTALIRTGHESAQVTGIFIPSKKNKDIFSLLEDLGIPLFDDAPEEIVIKRFIQRNGRHRATVNENLVSTKILQLISSDLIDISSQFENQRLLDSDSHSLFLDEFCNTITLHKKYLENFNQSNDFLKQIKNTILEINLLKREKNLYEFELSQIREANVSASEFQKLEEIISIGNKANYTKNICREIDEIMQSGETNCLSQLKYCKRNVEKLLKNTAQSQIKINTDQIDGIIALIEDFIHKNEITSSYFEIDETVLSQAENRIEVYNKILQKFGPNIQDIEKYALKCEDYLDKTNILEENFKLLISKCENSLKETLKLAHKLSTERQSKLSFISTSVEQELTELGIPKAKFICHLKENNSDSSKVFSELNLNIKVDLLNSFSKLTKSGAEKAQFLLSTNLGIEAQPIEKVASGGELSRIMLAIKNVLFGDDSMSVFIFDEIDTGISGNIASKVGKKLAEFCKNKKGQISRQALCITHLPQVACYSQNHFIVTKVLQDNKTVTKIIHASEEEKLTEIAILLSGETLSQESLAQARYLVNQAHAL; encoded by the coding sequence ATGAATGCGCAAGCTCAAAACACATTCCATGAAAAAGATCAAATTGACAGAAATGTGCTTATCCTTTCAAAGCAAAAAAAAGAAACACTTTTTGAAGGAAATAAGATGTTAAAACGACTTATCATACAAAATCTGGCTATTGCAGAAAATATTTCTGTCAACTTCCATGAAGGGCTCAATGTCATAACTGGCGAAACAGGGGCTGGAAAATCGCTTTTAGTGGACGCTCTTTGTCTTTTAAGAGGACAGCGTGCAGATACAGCCTTAATTCGCACAGGTCACGAAAGCGCTCAAGTGACTGGAATTTTTATCCCAAGTAAAAAAAATAAAGACATCTTTTCATTACTAGAAGATCTCGGCATTCCATTATTCGACGATGCGCCCGAAGAAATTGTGATAAAAAGATTTATCCAGCGCAACGGTAGACATCGAGCCACTGTAAATGAAAATTTAGTGAGTACAAAAATCCTACAGCTTATTTCGTCTGACTTAATAGATATCAGTAGTCAGTTTGAAAATCAAAGATTGCTCGATAGCGATTCTCATTCTCTTTTTCTTGATGAGTTTTGCAATACCATTACATTACATAAAAAATATCTTGAAAATTTTAATCAATCAAATGATTTTTTAAAACAAATAAAAAACACAATATTAGAAATAAATTTATTGAAGAGAGAAAAAAATTTATATGAATTTGAACTTTCTCAAATTCGAGAGGCAAATGTATCAGCTTCAGAATTTCAAAAATTAGAAGAAATTATTTCGATTGGCAATAAGGCAAATTATACTAAAAATATTTGTCGAGAAATCGATGAAATTATGCAAAGCGGAGAAACAAATTGTTTGTCTCAATTAAAATATTGCAAAAGAAATGTCGAAAAACTGCTAAAGAACACTGCTCAATCACAAATCAAAATAAATACCGATCAAATTGATGGAATTATTGCTCTGATTGAAGATTTTATTCATAAAAATGAAATTACTTCATCCTATTTTGAAATTGATGAAACCGTTTTAAGCCAAGCTGAAAATAGAATTGAAGTTTATAATAAAATTTTGCAAAAATTTGGTCCAAATATTCAAGATATAGAAAAGTATGCTTTAAAATGCGAAGATTATTTAGATAAAACAAATATATTAGAAGAAAATTTTAAATTACTTATAAGTAAATGCGAAAACTCGCTTAAAGAAACATTAAAACTTGCGCACAAACTCAGCACTGAGCGGCAAAGTAAATTGAGTTTCATTTCCACGTCTGTTGAACAGGAACTGACTGAACTTGGTATTCCAAAAGCTAAATTCATATGTCATTTAAAAGAAAATAACTCGGATTCTTCTAAAGTATTTTCGGAATTAAATTTAAATATTAAAGTCGATCTTTTAAATTCTTTTTCTAAATTAACAAAGTCAGGTGCTGAAAAAGCACAATTTCTCCTCAGCACTAATTTAGGAATTGAAGCTCAGCCTATAGAAAAAGTAGCCAGTGGTGGTGAACTTTCGCGAATAATGCTTGCCATAAAAAATGTTTTATTTGGTGATGATAGTATGAGCGTTTTTATTTTCGATGAAATTGATACAGGCATTAGTGGAAATATAGCTTCTAAAGTTGGAAAAAAGCTTGCAGAATTTTGTAAAAATAAAAAAGGTCAAATCTCTCGACAGGCACTCTGTATCACCCATCTCCCCCAGGTCGCATGCTACTCACAAAATCATTTTATCGTTACAAAAGTTTTGCAAGATAATAAAACTGTAACCAAAATAATTCATGCGAGCGAAGAAGAAAAACTAACGGAAATAGCAATTTTATTATCAGGAGAAACTCTTAGCCAAGAAAGTCTTGCACAAGCAAGATACCTAGTGAATCAAGCACATGCTCTCTAA
- a CDS encoding MFS transporter, giving the protein MDNKNYKFIIFFLAIGYLIDFYDLSLFVVVRVPILRSLGVPEEDFMRIGAYMFNAQALGLVLGGVLSGIWSDKFGRLSAVRIGILIYSIAIIINAFTTDIQLFTAMRFIAALGLAGEFAASITLLSEILPAEKRGFVSGVVYSFGIVGGMLAAYIGSAFHWQTMFLIGGGAGFIILLARISFADSILFKNIKLKKNIARGNVKQLLANKASVLKILALTFSNIPFWFMAFFVNFAPEIAKQVGMREAVNQSISLAFYFTGSFFGSHLFPYIAKLAASRRIAVLSALILMVCAVSLFGLGSSLNTYSFYFILCLIGLASGYPGIFMVLAVESFGTNQRTTAASMISSLSRASLVGINTLVPWLALHYSNMWYASMISVAIFFFLGIISLYFLKETNNTSLDFFEGTVAKNN; this is encoded by the coding sequence ATGGATAATAAAAATTATAAGTTTATAATCTTCTTCCTAGCTATTGGATATTTGATTGACTTTTATGATTTGTCTCTATTTGTCGTCGTGCGAGTTCCTATCTTAAGATCTTTAGGTGTGCCTGAAGAAGATTTCATGCGCATTGGGGCCTATATGTTTAATGCTCAAGCGTTAGGTCTTGTCCTAGGTGGTGTTCTAAGTGGCATATGGAGTGATAAATTCGGTCGATTGTCTGCGGTGAGAATAGGAATTCTTATTTATTCCATTGCAATTATTATAAACGCTTTTACCACAGATATTCAGCTCTTTACCGCAATGCGCTTTATTGCAGCTCTTGGTTTAGCGGGAGAGTTTGCTGCTTCCATCACATTATTAAGTGAAATCTTGCCAGCAGAGAAGCGTGGCTTTGTTTCGGGAGTTGTTTATTCTTTTGGTATAGTTGGCGGAATGCTCGCTGCCTATATTGGCAGTGCTTTTCACTGGCAAACGATGTTTTTAATTGGTGGAGGAGCGGGGTTTATAATTCTTCTTGCAAGAATTTCTTTTGCCGATTCTATTTTATTTAAAAATATTAAGCTTAAGAAAAATATTGCTCGCGGGAATGTGAAACAATTACTTGCAAATAAGGCTTCTGTGCTTAAAATTCTAGCTCTTACTTTTTCAAATATACCTTTCTGGTTTATGGCATTTTTTGTTAATTTCGCGCCTGAAATTGCTAAACAGGTTGGGATGAGAGAAGCTGTCAATCAATCTATATCCTTGGCATTTTACTTTACCGGGTCTTTTTTCGGATCCCACTTATTTCCATATATTGCCAAATTAGCGGCAAGTCGCAGGATCGCTGTCCTTTCGGCTCTTATTCTAATGGTTTGTGCAGTCTCATTATTTGGTTTGGGTTCTTCTCTAAATACATATTCTTTTTACTTTATTTTATGTTTAATTGGCCTTGCCAGTGGATATCCAGGAATTTTTATGGTTTTAGCTGTAGAAAGCTTTGGTACCAATCAGCGTACAACAGCAGCGTCTATGATCTCAAGTCTATCGCGCGCGTCACTCGTTGGAATCAATACTCTTGTTCCATGGCTTGCTCTGCATTATTCTAATATGTGGTATGCCTCAATGATTTCAGTGGCAATTTTTTTCTTTTTGGGGATAATTTCTCTTTATTTCTTAAAGGAAACAAATAATACATCTCTCGATTTCTTCGAAGGAACTGTCGCTAAAAATAATTGA
- a CDS encoding AMP-binding protein — protein sequence MNIDWHSKEYHFFMNPRIPLQERESIEKIAREFCLESHIFLATSGSTALSSKELKWVALKKEAILNSSLSVNRHLECTQKDILINTLPYFHIGGLSLYSRAFLSQAKLINLYSENYKWSAFCFIQEIIKSGATLSSLVPTQIFDIVQLSLKCPSSMRAIVVGGGALAKSLYEKAVELGWNLLPSYGMTECCSQVATALPLFNKDLGFAQLKIMDHLQVWCDEVGRICIAGNSLLSGYILLNGKNIVFHDPRKVLKLNDGKEIKYISTSDIGKVDGNYLSVIGRSDDVIKISGENVNLVYLESIILDLKSKYSIQNDLALIAQEDLRLGKSIVLVIESNEPLINKDIDRMLNEFNNKVFPFERIRNFYILDKIPRTDLGKLKRTLLNSILHKIVSKQLKD from the coding sequence GTGAATATTGATTGGCACTCAAAAGAATACCACTTTTTTATGAACCCACGTATTCCCTTGCAAGAAAGAGAAAGTATAGAAAAAATTGCAAGGGAATTTTGTTTGGAGTCTCATATTTTTCTTGCCACATCGGGCTCGACTGCGCTTTCTAGTAAAGAATTAAAATGGGTTGCGTTAAAAAAAGAAGCGATTTTAAATTCATCTTTAAGTGTTAATAGGCATTTAGAGTGCACGCAAAAAGATATTCTTATCAATACACTGCCTTATTTCCATATTGGCGGACTTTCTTTATATTCAAGAGCTTTTTTAAGTCAGGCAAAACTAATAAATCTATACAGTGAAAATTATAAATGGTCAGCTTTCTGTTTTATTCAAGAAATTATTAAGAGTGGTGCAACTCTTTCTTCACTTGTGCCAACTCAAATCTTCGATATTGTCCAGTTGTCTTTAAAATGCCCTTCTTCTATGCGAGCGATTGTTGTGGGTGGTGGAGCTCTAGCAAAGTCTTTGTACGAAAAAGCAGTTGAGTTAGGCTGGAATTTACTACCCAGTTATGGAATGACGGAATGTTGTTCTCAAGTCGCAACAGCATTGCCATTATTTAATAAAGATTTGGGTTTTGCTCAATTAAAAATTATGGATCATTTACAGGTATGGTGTGATGAAGTTGGGCGGATTTGTATTGCAGGTAATTCACTGCTCTCAGGATATATTTTGCTAAATGGAAAAAATATTGTTTTTCACGATCCAAGAAAAGTATTAAAATTAAATGATGGCAAGGAAATTAAATATATTTCAACTTCCGATATCGGCAAAGTGGATGGGAATTATTTATCAGTCATTGGCAGAAGTGATGATGTTATTAAGATTAGTGGAGAAAATGTTAATCTTGTTTATTTAGAAAGTATTATTTTGGATCTTAAAAGTAAATATTCTATTCAGAATGATTTAGCATTGATTGCTCAAGAAGATTTAAGACTTGGAAAATCTATTGTTCTTGTTATTGAATCAAATGAGCCTTTAATTAATAAAGATATTGATAGAATGCTCAATGAATTTAATAATAAAGTTTTTCCATTCGAAAGAATACGAAATTTTTATATATTAGATAAGATTCCTCGAACTGATCTTGGCAAATTAAAACGCACTCTGCTAAATTCCATTCTTCACAAAATTGTTTCGAAACAATTAAAGGATTAG
- a CDS encoding NRDE family protein encodes MCTLFLLVNQIKSIPIALISNRDEFRGRMSTEIQGWDIQYLTRGNQLFGPRDEEQKGTWFACENKWKGKWAVLTNIRDLKAYKDNMKSRGGIITDFLQNNLSSKAFLSQLNKTAGDYNFYNLIFSDENEIIFFNSKTLEQKVIYTYGDERKYIFGLSNGTLDSDWPKVSVTKNIFLKNFSEHKISQESDYYWHYFRQEMMNKKRYELAKLPNTGVSQEMEIFLSALFIDGDKYGTRSTLFFGIEEKPAIFIYEQTYMQNAEIENSKRIRVQYEIY; translated from the coding sequence TTGTGCACACTGTTTTTACTTGTGAATCAAATAAAATCAATCCCAATTGCACTCATTTCTAATAGAGATGAATTTCGTGGGAGAATGAGCACTGAAATCCAGGGATGGGATATACAATATCTAACTCGGGGAAATCAATTATTTGGTCCAAGAGATGAAGAACAAAAGGGAACTTGGTTTGCATGTGAAAATAAATGGAAAGGAAAATGGGCGGTTTTAACCAATATCCGTGATCTTAAGGCTTATAAAGATAATATGAAATCGCGTGGCGGAATAATCACTGATTTTTTGCAAAATAATTTATCGTCAAAAGCTTTTTTATCTCAGTTAAATAAAACAGCAGGAGATTATAATTTTTATAATCTTATCTTTTCCGATGAGAATGAGATCATTTTTTTTAATAGCAAAACCTTAGAACAAAAAGTAATATATACTTATGGGGATGAAAGAAAATATATATTTGGTTTAAGTAATGGAACACTCGATTCCGATTGGCCAAAAGTGAGTGTTACAAAAAACATCTTTCTAAAGAATTTTTCTGAACATAAGATAAGTCAGGAGAGCGATTATTATTGGCATTATTTTCGACAAGAAATGATGAATAAAAAAAGATATGAACTCGCAAAACTACCAAACACAGGAGTTTCACAGGAGATGGAGATATTTTTATCCGCGCTTTTTATCGATGGTGATAAATATGGAACCCGTTCCACTCTTTTTTTCGGGATCGAAGAAAAACCAGCAATTTTTATATATGAACAAACATATATGCAAAATGCAGAAATAGAGAACTCTAAAAGAATTCGTGTTCAATATGAAATTTATTGA
- a CDS encoding 1,4-dihydroxy-2-naphthoate polyprenyltransferase — protein MISIEQAQEQSKINAFILAARPKTLAAAFVPILVATAVAYSELNASGLKVQWSLSLFALLSSIFIQIGTNFINDAIDFKKGADNEKRIGPKRMTQSGLLSSKQVLFGGLCCFLLAALFGVPLIVSGGLPILFVGIVSIICGYIYTGGPYPLAYKGLGELFVILFFGIIAVLGVYYLQTNTIHLHAFIASLQIGLLATVLISINNFRDYIEDKKVHKMTLAAIFGKKFARFEIAFLFSFAFLLNIYWYLSGYIFVAFLPLISLPLSIYVTRGVIINEPSPIFNKFLGMSAAVQMLFGIFMSIGFFIR, from the coding sequence TTGATCTCTATTGAACAAGCACAGGAGCAATCCAAAATAAATGCTTTTATTTTAGCGGCACGACCAAAAACTTTAGCTGCTGCATTTGTTCCCATACTTGTAGCTACAGCTGTTGCATATTCTGAATTAAATGCGAGTGGTTTAAAGGTGCAATGGAGCTTAAGTCTGTTTGCATTGTTAAGTTCTATTTTTATTCAAATTGGAACGAATTTTATCAACGATGCGATCGATTTTAAAAAAGGTGCAGATAACGAAAAGCGTATAGGTCCAAAAAGAATGACACAAAGTGGTCTGCTCAGTTCGAAGCAGGTTTTATTTGGCGGTCTTTGCTGTTTTTTGCTAGCAGCACTTTTTGGCGTTCCTTTGATTGTATCGGGTGGTTTACCTATTTTATTCGTTGGAATAGTCTCAATTATCTGTGGATATATATACACAGGTGGTCCCTATCCTTTGGCATATAAAGGGCTCGGGGAGTTATTTGTTATTTTATTTTTTGGCATCATTGCTGTTTTAGGTGTTTATTATTTACAAACAAATACAATTCATTTGCATGCATTTATTGCTAGTTTACAGATTGGATTATTAGCAACAGTTCTTATTTCAATAAATAATTTTCGTGATTATATTGAGGATAAAAAAGTGCATAAAATGACATTAGCAGCTATATTTGGGAAAAAATTTGCAAGATTTGAAATCGCATTTCTTTTTTCTTTTGCATTTCTATTAAATATTTATTGGTATTTAAGTGGATATATCTTTGTTGCTTTTCTCCCATTGATATCATTGCCATTATCAATTTATGTTACGAGAGGTGTCATAATAAATGAACCTTCTCCAATATTTAATAAATTTTTAGGAATGTCCGCTGCTGTTCAAATGCTTTTTGGTATATTTATGTCAATTGGTTTTTTTATAAGGTAA
- the menB gene encoding 1,4-dihydroxy-2-naphthoyl-CoA synthase, with product MSIWSSIKSFEDIKLERTEDGIAKITINRPHVRNAFRPETVKELLIAFEICREDSHVGVIVLTGEGKEAFCSGGDQKVRGHGGYVGQDGLPRLNILDVQKSIRSMPKPVVAMVAGYAIGGGHVLHIVCDLTIAGDNAKFGQTGPKVGSFDGGLGSSYLARIVGQKKAREIWFLCRQYNAQQALEMGLVNHVVPVEELEQETLKWCREMLAHSPLALRCLKSALNADCDGQMGLLDLAGNATLLYYLSEEAKEGKEAFVEKRKPDFNKFGRFP from the coding sequence ATGAGTATTTGGAGTAGCATAAAATCATTTGAAGATATTAAGCTTGAGCGGACAGAAGATGGAATTGCAAAAATAACTATCAATCGACCACATGTGCGCAATGCATTTCGCCCAGAAACTGTAAAAGAATTATTAATTGCTTTCGAAATTTGTCGCGAAGACTCCCATGTCGGGGTCATTGTATTAACTGGAGAAGGCAAAGAGGCATTTTGTTCAGGTGGTGATCAAAAAGTACGTGGGCATGGGGGATATGTTGGTCAAGATGGTCTTCCTCGTCTCAATATTTTGGATGTGCAAAAATCTATTCGCTCAATGCCTAAACCCGTGGTTGCTATGGTAGCTGGCTATGCAATTGGAGGTGGACACGTCCTGCATATAGTTTGCGACCTCACTATCGCAGGCGACAATGCGAAATTCGGACAGACAGGCCCTAAAGTAGGATCCTTTGATGGCGGGCTTGGGAGCAGCTATTTAGCACGTATCGTTGGTCAGAAAAAAGCGAGAGAAATTTGGTTTTTGTGTAGACAGTACAATGCCCAACAAGCTTTGGAGATGGGATTAGTCAATCACGTTGTACCAGTTGAAGAACTTGAGCAAGAAACCTTAAAATGGTGTCGCGAAATGCTGGCACACTCGCCCCTCGCTTTGCGTTGCTTAAAATCAGCTTTGAATGCAGATTGTGATGGACAAATGGGGTTATTGGATTTAGCAGGCAACGCAACACTTCTCTATTATTTGAGTGAAGAAGCAAAAGAAGGCAAAGAAGCTTTTGTTGAAAAAAGAAAACCAGATTTTAACAAGTTTGGGAGGTTTCCTTGA
- a CDS encoding ABC transporter substrate-binding protein, protein MKKQKKILIIESSHTELASGNNYKKSISDYLKNNYLISYYSMQLNKNTKKKNEENIINALEYFDKFEPDLVMLADEIALKLLGDKFNQAKIPTVYLGIKKDPNELIAKDSLYITGVYAKPLILETASYLKQVLPKTKRALILVDRSKSSEILYEEILKNLNNNFVFGIHFQVESIENFLNWQAIIVNSKKNYDVIIVGYYQYLKGNYDKNIDSDEVIKWTSMNSPIPIFGLLDNSVGKDKAIAGIVVTQINQGYEAAKLAEKILIHPRVLPKSIPPVYLEKGSIIFSKFQLKKWKIKLSKNLVHDAYFVE, encoded by the coding sequence GTGAAAAAGCAAAAGAAAATTCTTATTATTGAAAGTTCTCATACAGAATTAGCTTCAGGAAATAATTATAAGAAGTCTATTTCAGATTATTTAAAAAATAATTATTTAATATCATATTACTCTATGCAATTAAATAAGAATACAAAGAAAAAAAATGAAGAAAATATTATTAATGCATTAGAATATTTTGACAAATTTGAACCAGATTTGGTTATGTTAGCGGATGAGATTGCTTTGAAACTTCTTGGAGATAAATTTAATCAAGCAAAAATTCCTACGGTATACTTAGGTATAAAAAAAGATCCAAATGAATTGATTGCAAAAGATTCTCTTTATATAACTGGCGTGTATGCCAAACCACTGATCTTAGAAACAGCTTCTTACTTAAAACAAGTGTTGCCTAAAACAAAACGTGCTTTGATTTTAGTTGATAGAAGTAAGTCTTCTGAGATATTATATGAAGAAATATTAAAAAATTTGAATAATAACTTCGTTTTTGGTATACATTTTCAAGTGGAATCAATAGAGAATTTTTTAAACTGGCAAGCGATTATTGTAAACTCAAAGAAGAATTATGATGTAATTATTGTTGGTTATTATCAGTATTTAAAAGGAAATTATGATAAAAATATTGATTCAGATGAAGTGATTAAATGGACTTCGATGAATTCGCCTATTCCAATTTTTGGTTTGTTGGATAATTCTGTTGGAAAAGACAAAGCAATAGCAGGAATTGTTGTCACTCAAATCAATCAAGGTTATGAAGCTGCAAAATTAGCAGAAAAGATTTTAATTCACCCACGCGTTTTGCCAAAGTCAATCCCACCAGTATACTTAGAAAAAGGTAGTATTATTTTCAGTAAATTCCAGTTAAAGAAATGGAAAATAAAACTTTCAAAAAATCTGGTTCATGATGCCTACTTTGTTGAATGA
- a CDS encoding chorismate mutase, whose product MKKISLSIVCLFFIQFSFIGNSYCLNHEKNKNVDECQDLKCVRTNIDEINKKIVLLLSERMQYVIQAGNIKLKNNIATAEDKLRASQVINQAEKFGIENSLPPGFTKKVFEEIVKGSMLYEQKDMDKRKVKD is encoded by the coding sequence TTGAAAAAAATATCGTTATCAATAGTGTGTTTGTTTTTTATACAATTTTCTTTTATCGGTAATTCTTACTGTTTAAATCATGAAAAAAACAAAAATGTTGATGAATGCCAAGATTTAAAATGTGTTCGCACCAATATTGATGAGATCAATAAAAAAATAGTTTTACTTCTTTCTGAAAGGATGCAATATGTCATTCAAGCTGGCAATATAAAACTTAAAAATAATATTGCGACTGCTGAAGATAAGTTACGAGCGTCTCAAGTTATAAATCAGGCGGAAAAATTCGGGATAGAGAACAGTCTTCCGCCTGGATTTACAAAAAAAGTATTTGAGGAAATAGTTAAAGGATCGATGCTTTATGAACAAAAAGATATGGATAAAAGAAAAGTTAAAGACTAA